TTTCAGTCCACGTAATAGCTGATACATGAAGTACTGCAAAATTAAGTCAAATGTTATCCAACTATTAGAATCCAGATAAGGTAGCAACAGCGTGCCAGAATAAATCTAGGAAAGAAAAGCAGTATATTAGAATGTTTCCAGTGAAAGCTGGACCAACTTCTAGGATTTCCTCCATGTTattaagaggaaaaaaaaaacaatagtcTAGCTTGGCATGCAAGTCTGGCACCCCAGCAGGATTGATAACATAGTCAGGAGAACGGAAGAGATTGTTAGACTGACGACGagtgagaaccatgaggtcttaGGTTTCAAATCCCAACAGAGACAAACACTAGGTGATCTCTTCCCATTATTCCTAGCattggtggatagagttatcTGGTACctgttgttggtgggaggtggcaggtatACTGTGGAATTAGACGAGGTGCGCGCAAGCTAGCTCGGACACcacaattatcaaataaaaaaaatagtacataGCTGCTCACCCTTTACTTTGATAAATTTCCCTAAACAGAACAATAAACACATAATAACATAAGATTTTCTCTCCATGATTTCGCTGATCTCATCCAAATTGATTAACTAGGAAATGGTGTTACAACAGAAGCAAGACTAGCTCAAGTAATATATGTGGGAGTTTGTTTCTAAATCCTACAACACAACTTTCCGATAAATCAACCATAACTTCATGTCAACCATTTGTagaatcaaaatagaaaataaaagtagACATTTTACACAAATCATAAATATCTAATAACAGAATTGTCGAGAAAGAACAGAAACCTGGCAGTGATCATTTGTCAAAGGCTGTTCAGATCGAATAATCTGATGAAGATCTGTATCCATTAATTCAGAAACTATGTACACATCATTAAAAGCTTCTTTCTTTGGTGGCCTGATCAGGTCTTTGATTGCGACAATCTGAATATTTAACAAAACATTGAAATTACCACCAATGAAGCAATCAATCAAATTCATTCACATACTCATCACCATATAGGAGCACAATACACTTACGTTTTCGTGGTCCAAGTGCCGAAGTAGCTTAATTTCTCTCAATGTCCTCTTCGCATCAATTCTGTTATCAAATGCATTTCCTATTTTCTTAATCGCAACTTCCTCACGCGTCTCAGAATTTACAGCAGCACTAACCAATAGCAGAACATAACAAGCAATTACTCCATCATATAAAGCCCCAAAAATTTACTAATATGAGCAAAATTAATCAGTAGGAAGCGATTTCTGCTCTTTTTTCACATAATTTACCATTCAATTCACATAAATAGCATATCGAAAACAACACTAATAGGTAAACAAAACTTCACCGGAAACCTACCATACAAGGCCGTAAGCGCCGCGTCCGATTGGACGAATTGGAGGAACGTATTTGCTGGAAACTTCAAATAAGCTGCCGTAAACATTGTAACGGACGTACTGACCACCGTGTATGAGAACTCCTCTAATATCACGACTGCCGGTACTTGAAGCTCCGCCGGTTTGATTAGCCATGACGACGGCGTCGCGGCAGTTAATTCTGGTGGTGCAAAGCAGCCGGTAGAGGAAGTCGCCGGGTTCTAGCGGCGTTTGACGGAGGCTCGTCGGCGATTTATGGTggtttaaatatatttttctgaaTTTATACCATTGGACACGGCATTGAGAATTTGATAAATGCGTGAAGTTAGTAGAGTGGACTAAACTTCAGTCTTCACTATACTGGGAAATGcgaaaataacaatattagagaaattatttttaaaggtGATGTCAAAAATTTCACGAATTTCATATCTTAACTATGTTAGGGAGAGTTAGTCGAATGTATATATACTGAATAGATAATAGACACATGCAAATCAATTCTAGATTACAAATTTCAAATGTCAtcctttaaaataaaaatagttaatgCTAAAATGtacataaatcataataaaggATTTAGTTGCGagtattctcttttttttattaagagtgaTGTATTTATTACGATGAGGATGAGATAGAAAAAATTATCACATGATTTGGATATTCCATAGGATTcattatagtatatatatatagatagtgggataaataattttcatattaatgAATAGTCTAATAACCCTAACTAAACGTAAGATTACATTTTATCTCAaagttattagtatttcttATCCCTCCTGTCAAATGAGTCTTAAATCTTCACATCCCGGTCAATAGTCAAGATTTTCTATAAACTccattggaaaaaaaaatgttttaagtccTCTATTAAATTTGTTCGAAGtcatctgtttttttttttgttcttctttcttgatgaatattaaaaaagaaatatagtaCTAAAAAAATACCAAAACTTTCAACATCCAAAACCTAATACGCGTGGATATATAACatagaaattataaaattttctaattttttttattaaattagataaagtagttgaaaatgaaattgaatgaAGATTAATTCTTAGGTCAACTTGTTGGAAGTTCTATTCCAAAGACCAACTTGTACATATTTCCACCAACTGCTGAGTTTCTCTCAAGGAGTCAGTCTTGATGATTGTCTTCAAGTGTAGAACTAGAATCATCGTCCTTAATAAGaggttttgaatttaaattttaaatatcgaATCATAGTTTTTGAAAGTGTTTTATCTCATTAGGAGATTTCTTGACACAAGTTCGGATTTAATTGgatttcaatacaaatatcaaATACGTAATGAGAAATGAAAAAAGCTTGTTatctgtatttttatttttttttattttccattatGTGTTTTGTCATAGCATTGAGGCTAAACTAATCCGGATTCGGCCTCATTTGAAAAAAGCATTTCCTATCAATAGTTTTTTCATATTCAGGACTCATACCTCAGTCTTCTGATCAAGAAAGAAACAACTTTATCCACGGTAGTGATGCTTGCTACCTCTAGCTAATTGCAATATAGCCTATGGGTAATGTTTTTGTAAGCAACCAACAAATGAAAAGTGAACTAAAATGATAGAAGGAACTATCAGCAAAAGTTATGGTAGGGCAATAAGTTTCTTTGAGACTTGGTTAGAATTCAGAAGTCTCGAAGTTAAGTCTTggaataaaattatatttggtAGAAAgcgatttatttttaaagtgaaatttcTTTAACACAAATTCGGATATTTCTTTTATCTGCCTATGATAGTCTAAAGGTCTATAAATTGCaagggaaaaaaaagataataaaactatatttttaaaaattatttactacTACTTTACTCCCAaaaagaaactatttttttggAATAATAAAGGGATAACTACAAAATGGCCCAAACTATTATTACTCAAggcccaaaagaaaaaaaacattaaaatggACCAGCCTGAGAGTTGGTCCAAATCAAACTGGACCTATTTTATTCATATAGGATGCGTTGTATTttgggaaaattagcaaactagtcacaatccctaacataattagtaaaaacatctacactttaaaataattattaaaaatgtcaaaatgtcaatattttagaaaatgatTTGTATTCTAATATAACTAtcttcctttccttttatttctcaaaacagTCCTACATTGGATCAATTTCTACACCACTTAccagtaaaaaagaaaaagaaatacttTTATTATCCATTACCCTTCTTTCTAGGTTTTAACTCAAGTGAATATTCTCTCTCTCTTCAGCGTTTTcccaatttttctttcattcattgTTCAAGAAAAATTAACTCTTCCCTTTTCTCCTAATTTGTTCAagaaatctatcaattaattcaagaaatctcTCAATTGATAGAGGTAATTTCGAAGTCACCAAATATTTTGTGAGTTTTCttctgattttgttttcatattcaccaaatatttttgtatttcgaattttatgtatttctaCTTTTCTGtcctctttttgatttttttgtgagtTTGTTTACATATTTGAGATTCAGTAGATTGTAGTAATCTACATTAGCATTcatacaacatatattgtttgattttttataaattcatatttaataatttcaaaattttcttatagGATTActaatggacaagtaaatacgAATTCGAATTTGGATTTGGTGAAAACAAAATCGAAAAAAAACGAACatagcagaagaagaagaaagagagagtcAATGTTGCAAAACTGTATTTACAACagaattgtatttatattattttttgtttgttaattatttttttttactcaacATTTGTaagaaatacatttttttggtcatgaaatacaatattttttgaaatacaacTTTTGATTGTTACTAAGATTGTAAATTTGTATGTTTTGATGATTAGAATAcaaatttgttgaaattttaagaaagaatatatgtttttgaaaaataaacaaaatcaatGTTGTATCCTTTCTAAATGAACACAGATTACATAAGTATGTATggatacaaatattttatttttatttttatttgtggatacaaatatcattctaaataactacaaattcatttgGTATACCTAttagaatgaatacaaactaataaagaaatacaaatgccattatacaaattcaaacataaaaatcataatgaatacaaatacacatatcatcatattggaatgaatacaatcaattagttttgaaattgtaactgatgagaattttaagtgatatgttcctttttaaaaaaaattctcccatgattttctcctttctgttattaaataattgtattcttttaactcaaacaaataaaaaaaatacataaatcagaAGAATAACaatctaaaatattgacatttttaataaatattgaaaatgttgataAGAGATCCcattaaatgctaaaatattgacattttgaaaaatttccctATTTTTACTTATGTTTTCGAGATAATTTCATAAACCTCCTCATATTATATAggttaggatttttttttattagcaaTATCAATGTTAAAAGAAGTGAATAAGATAGAATAAATCACTATAATAACAAGCGGtatcattttcaatatttatacataaaatatactttCATTTTGCTTTTatctaaatatacatatttatataagaaaattcGATGACGCTGTACTGTCCTGTGAAATTGCTTGAGTgacttatattttttcttggtttaaattatattttttcactaTCAAGTCATATAAAAGATTTACATGTAAGCCtccttaaaatataaaattatgatgTTGACACTAAATCAAATTGTCTATTACAATagataaaatgtaaaaaaaaattacactaataTCCGACTGTAAATATATATGACTTAAACTCGACTACTAATAGGTGAATTAAAGAATAAGTGAAACATTTCTCATagataaaaaaaactcaatgtTATTTCCCTCtcttttagttttgaaaatatgtCCAAAGAaacacttttaattaattaacatgctttcatttcACTCTCTAATCTATTTCAcaactcaattaataaaaaaaaaactcccgaaataattcaaaataaaaaaaataaaaaaattcaatcttcAATCATCTCATAAAGTAGAAGGAAAAGAAGGTAAAATTTGTCCCATATTGTTTGATGTAGTTGGATCTATAATCTCATGATCACCACCAATTGATCCATTTTCTTGATCCCAAAATAGATAACTTGGACAACATTGTTGAGTGTCCACTTGACTATTCcattcattattattttcttgtccTTCCAacattatattattgttattattactaCTAGGTATTTCCATTGGTGGTACCATACTCTCTATCAATGGGGGCAAATAATTTGAATCCATCCCTATTGCGTATGAAGACGTCTGTACTTGTTGTTGATCAACTTGCCAGCAGAACTCTGAGTTCAATATCGATGTTTCTTGAAATAACGAGGTGTTATTAGTAGCATTTCGATTTGTGGCATCATTAATAATAACATTTGTCATTGAGTCAAGTGAACCACCATCAAAAAAGAACAATTGGTTTGGTGAATTGAATAGGGTAGAATCTTGGAGGAGTATTTGAGATTTTGTTCCAATGTCTTGTGTGAAGAATATATCTTGTTGGCTTGTAATTGTGTTATAATTTGTCAATGGAGATCTCTGATGTTGCTGGTGATGGTGATGATGATCAGTACTAGAAGTTGTGTTTGTTGATGACTTTGAAGGTttttttagcttcttttttATCCAGGAAttccaataattttttatctcGTTATCTGTTCTTCCAGGCAAATGACTTGCTATATGTGCCCACCTACAATGTTGTTTTACATAGGAAATGTTAGAAAATGAGTAAAACATgacaaaatcttcattttctagAGGTTTGGTAAAGATAACTATAAGAAGGTAAAAATTACCTTTTTCTCTATCAAATCATAGTACTTTAATTTATgatgaataagttaaaattaaaatttggaatATGTATTAACTAACTATAGTTTAGCAATAAGAGTGCATGTGACGACATGTGTTATGTATTCTATCAGGTCACGGGTGAAGTAAGTTTTTATCACCACATGCTATAAGTCCATAGAAAATGCAATTAGCGTCCTTTACGTGCTACAATATTTTATAATGCAtcgatataataaaattatttacacgCTAAAGTATATAAGGTTATAAATCCATTTTCAATATCAAAGTAAGTCATTACTCTCttcgtttcattttatatgatcCGTACaccaatatgtttttttttaatagcaTGTAACTTGTTGTGAACTCtagtaatattatatattgaacTAAGAATAAAATACAgaataaaagaaagagaaactATTTGATTAATTGAGTATTATTATCAACTGAAAAGTACATATGATGTTGcctttttaatttaataatttaatgtCCTTTTCTAGAAACTGCTTTGACAATGAAATAAATTTTCAGTGCGTTTTTTGTGTGTATCATATGCACATAATTTTAAAAGCAGACCAATATATTATTAGAATCTTGCTTTCAAAGTGAAACATAATTTAGAAATAGGAAGGAGGAATAAGTGAATTATAAATACTTAAGTTTCACTACGTACTTCACACCACTAGTACTtgcaataacaacaataaattcACTGAAATTTCACAAACTGAGGTCTCGAGAAATAGGTGTACGTAGGCTTTATCACTATCCTTCTGAGGTAGAGAGACTATTTCTGAAAAACCCTCAATTCAAGCAAATCAAAAcgctaattaaaaaaaaacacatgcaTGACAGCTAATAGGAAAgcaatgcaaaaaaaaatatagacaaGAAGCTGTAATAACAAGATATGATCACCTAAATACAATGATTGATATTAGATACCAAAAGTCAAAAACTACGTGAATATACTAATACTACAATCGGCACAGAGCTCTATACGTTAACCTATCCAAACACAATGTACATTATATGTGAAGCTAAAAGAAAGTTTAACTAGCTATATAGAAtactaaaatttgaaagaaaaataaaagatttaaaatgaaatgaaaataagACATTTTTATTAGtaagaaattgaaattaattaacCTGTTGCCTACAGCTCCATGGAGACTTataatcaatttttcttcttctgggGTAAATCTTCCTCTTCTAATATCAGGCCTCAAATAATTGATCCATCTCAAACGACAACTTTTTCCACATCTTTGAAGCCCTATAGGACCCAAAACAACCCATTAGtcgattaattaattatgtctCAATCTCAAATTAAAAGGGTCGATATCAATATGTaaacataacaacaataacaatgtATGTAAGGATGACTTATAAGAGGTCAATGAAGTGGAATGAGAATTATGAAGTTTCGgattatgaaatttgaagtcAACCAATTTTTAGTatgcttttaaatattttaagttgttaattattatcatatataatatGTTTTACGCAATTTTCAtatgatatatgttattttttttgtcccaATTTAAGTGACATAGATGAATTTGAGAGTCAAccaattttaaaatacttttgtCCCaatattgtgatttataatactttttttaatgtatctttCATATAAAATACATATCACTTCATTCGtcctgatttatgtgatacaaataaaatttcaaaagctAGCCAGCTTTTTAATaagttcttttttatatataacttgttaattattgtgatttatagtatatttttatgtattttacataatatatattttttcttttatcccaatttatgtggtatagatggaattttgagagttaacaattttttatatatatgttttcaaatagtttaagccattaattattatgacttataatacttaatctcaatttatgtggtatagaTGGATTTTGAGagttaacattttttttatatatatgttttcaaaattaagtatcatgacttataatacttttatcccaatttatgtggtatagaTGAAATCTTGAGAgttaacaattttttatatatgttttcaaatattttaaactattaattaattatgacttataatacttttctcataattttctatttatttataaagtaataaaacgtaaaaatttaaagaaaaaaacataatgaAACATGGTAGCCTAATCTAGAACCAGACTATTAAGCAAAGAAGTAGAACACAtctttaattattgttaatgaaataattttaaatttttataaaataaattatgtgtataATAAATTATCCCATTATGTGTAAAATGAATACACACAAATATTATTAacattgaaaattttaagtagGTATTGATACATGTTTGTATGACACTAAAATAAATTGGTGCGGGTCTCCTAAAACTCTCATTATAATAGAAATGATCTTTAacgataattaattaacaaaaataacctatttttagtcaaatatgtatttttagtggcaattaatATTCTTTATAAATGTCATTACAGTCTATAGtgacattaaatttaataacaattaactaatgccgataaaaactttaaaaattttaataggCGCTTCATAAGAATAATTTAGATAACTAATGGAAAGTGCATTCCTAAATGTAACGCAAGTATTAATAGAGAATGATTAAATGGAAGAAATTGTTAAGAAGAGCTATAGGCCCCACACTAGGCACAAAGTTGGATGGATTTACAAAAATGTATGAGAACAAATCATGAAATAAACTGAAAAGTCATGGGCAAAAGATGTTCTAGAAATATCATGCTGCACAAAgtggaaataaaatatttaataatggTCTTTTTGTCCAAATGATATGCACGTTCAACTTTAATAGCATCAAGTACAATCACCATCTCTATGAAATACCACCTAAATAACCAAACTACCCTCAAACTTAACTGTAATTCTCCTTAGCAGACATGTCGACGGTGTTCTGACTGCTATACCTAACTGTCACTtctataatataaaataataatgtgatttttttttccccAATGTTAATGAATATCAATAACACAAGTTTAATTATGTCTTATGAATATTGTACATTATATAGTAACAAGTTCAGAATTTAGAGTCAATGAATTCTGCTCTTTATATACGTGCCCTACTAATATTCTTTCATGCGCAACAAAGATAGAAGGGTGGATATATATGGTTCTTCTTAGCTTCATTCGTTGAAAATCGTCACACACTACCtatacaaaatcaaaattttcatttttatgtatatataacaGAACATAAACGTCTTAAGTGAAATTATGTCTCCGCTACTGAACTGATATTATTGAATGTGTAAAAGAAGAGTATAGAGTTAAAAGAGTGACCAGCTTTTTCAGGAACTTCACTCCAACATCCATAGCCATGAGAAGTAATATATCTGATGagcttttcatcttcttctggTGACCAAAGACCTCTCTTTACCTTTTGTTGATTACAACATGAATGATGCCCCATGTATGATCCCttcttgttctttctttgtatgattataataattaattagtaaaaagaaacaaaggCAAAGTGATTAATTAGTGTGGGTTGGAATTTCATTTGCTATAAATACTCCAACGGAAATGATGATCTTTCAAAGAGTGCCGACATTACTTACTATTCACTTTGGCCCCATCTTGTAGAGTACTAGTTTCCATCTAACCCTAAAATGACGTTCCATCAACTTTCTATTCCTTTCGTGCCCGCATTGAAGATTCGATTATATAGCATTCTGAACAAGATTTTCTTCATACACAAAATTCGAATTGAGACatctgattaagaatgaaatagTCGTCTCATACCACTGCACCAGAACTCAGGTTGATATATCAACTttctattcttttttgtttttcacttAGTGTCTAATGTCCACAATATAGCTCCGATTAAATACATATTATGAGGATGACCCTTCCTACAAGATTTTTTTCATAGCCATAACTCGAACCGATACATGTGATTAAGAATGGATCAGTAGTCCACATACCACTACACCAGAACCAACGGTTGATAGATATCAACTTTCTATTCTATGTCTATGTCATTGTGTATCAAAAAGTCagtgaattaattattatatcttGTTAATTCTACGTAGACAAATTGTGTATTTTGTAACAAACTCCAAtagtaaatattattaattcaacCATGCCGTCTTGTTCGGTCGAGTACCCTTTACCtatcttttttgtctttttttttttttctagcaCAAGTCACGTACGTAAGTTGTGAGATCACTCTAGGGgtgtgggtgggtggggggtaATGAAAATTTTGCACAATTTAGTAGTCTACATCACTTGTACTTTTAAGTTAGAGTGTAAGTAATATTCAAATTGATAATGACGATGTAGAGAATTTTTATACTATCAAGTTATTCTTACCTTTTGTAGCGTATaatctgttttatttttaagattatgAATTACGCTTTTTATGGAATGTTATACTTATAGATATCATATGGGAAGGAAAAAAATGGTGGGAGAGAATTTAAGTTCAACTCGAAAAGAATTATGTTGGGAGCTCTCAGCTCCATCTTCAGAAGTAGATTCTACAATATAATGCACACTTTAAATCTCACGTTTACTATGCTATCAAATAATGGGTGAGaaattaaacaataataattaataattcttcATAGAAAGTTCAAAATCATTATAATTCTAGTTTGGGGATTGCGATAATTGTACATTTTCTTGTACTTGCGTGATAACTGATAATTTAGagaataaaaggaaataataacTTTAGAtatttggggttttagccatAACCTTTgtatgattataaaaaaaaattaccaataaggtgaaagtaaaataaaaataaaataaaatatattttatatgcaAAATGGTGTCGTTTTTCAAAATAAGACTCTcgagatttaaaaaaaaaagactctcAAGATAGATAAGGTCTATGTACCCTCTACGTCTCAATCGATTGCCTTTtgcttcaacaaaaaaaaagtgatcaTAGATAGTGagctttcttttttttttttcttcttttctttcttttaaagttTTACAACATAGaatgaattaaaacttttcaaaGTATACATTATCACATTTCTAGTTTTGAGTGTATAAGAGGACGTAATTTTAATTCAAACATGATTATATTATTGAGAATCTtgtaaatcaaatcaaaacacaattaaatcatCACTTTGCTTGCTTTACAAACTAtgattttggaagaaaaaaataatttagcatGATTGACctcatttgattttatttgtttcaaaTTTACTAGTACGTTAATTTCTTGATTAGACTCTTAACActgttcttcttttttattaatttatttatcatacgTTCATTTTCTGTTAATCAATTATGTCGGACTATTATTTAATTTAGCCGCCATCACACATGTTTTTAAATACGAAAATGGTTTAGCAATAATTCTCCTTTGTACTGTGTATAAGTTGTGATGAGATGATTAAGATCTCTCTATCCATAGTTAGAGCTCTCAAGTCTGAGCCCTTAAGAATGGGAtaaaaaattactgaaatacacgtcttatgtttcccttattttttaatattcccttctatttctaaaaacctctaaaatcccttatttctctcctaattctaaattatttttataatgtatccgagctacatattatgtattcggtttattttttaatgtatccgagctacatattatgtatccgatttgttttactttttcagggattaatgtaattacaaactaaatagggatagattgtaatttcatattaaaactatgctattcctaaaatttatgcaaaaaaaaattctaaaaatggACCCTTATGTCAGGGTGTCcaatttgttagggttttgtcctgattttcttaccataatttaagatttatttttccttaaagaaaagacaaaacattaccataaatgtttttacttttcttgaaaggaaaatataatattctttcatatttggtttattctctccttttaggactTTTTTTCTActaagaaaaggttttaggactctataaatataggtttgtttcttctaacacaaaaacaataacatccacaatatagtcgtttaagagtcttgtttatggggagatttattctctctaaagtttcaatgtttttctttatattagttttgatataatcatattttgatttttagtataagtttttgttatctgatttatcaactatatgatttgcaaattgtaagAT
This genomic stretch from Solanum stenotomum isolate F172 chromosome 10, ASM1918654v1, whole genome shotgun sequence harbors:
- the LOC125841860 gene encoding MYB-like transcription factor EOBI, whose product is MGHHSCCNQQKVKRGLWSPEEDEKLIRYITSHGYGCWSEVPEKAGLQRCGKSCRLRWINYLRPDIRRGRFTPEEEKLIISLHGAVGNRWAHIASHLPGRTDNEIKNYWNSWIKKKLKKPSKSSTNTTSSTDHHHHHQQHQRSPLTNYNTITSQQDIFFTQDIGTKSQILLQDSTLFNSPNQLFFFDGGSLDSMTNVIINDATNRNATNNTSLFQETSILNSEFCWQVDQQQVQTSSYAIGMDSNYLPPLIESMVPPMEIPSSNNNNNIMLEGQENNNEWNSQVDTQQCCPSYLFWDQENGSIGGDHEIIDPTTSNNMGQILPSFPSTL